Proteins found in one Pyrus communis chromosome 15, drPyrComm1.1, whole genome shotgun sequence genomic segment:
- the LOC137717793 gene encoding uncharacterized protein, whose product MTLEDFFTLTEMKDGLTAPSRVQELVTVMQSEKDSVVNNIGDATRQWAAVASTIAATENKDCLDLFIQLDGLMFVDRWLKDAQNLSKDTNENFVEESITALLRALEKLHRHNKGSLSSGIWSTVKSLLSYRSSMVQDQARLLFDSWKEDGNAVHVDFVNAGVLSNDGSSKSLEEDSKPSALNVTSEVGDHRENHSSGPNPDEVMPLRTSGDLQPESADALPIQPCNKESPPTHKHLDSAYIKDGSLDTLASAVVLNPIHENPIKDESFICSVGGITSVGTSIFPLAKLNSVDEHSDGPKLNELSKNENQDHKVNSSPKKLGVTDISSGSGLLEPGIVYSGADSATSQDVATDSALQKNANQDDSCEKYTAFGSEGTTASDPKGVVDDTRAVNPCSTTVQEGECCSNTPQVSSGNGSISGKLEDLETSSKMAVDEDKEHSSDEDEELTIPNEYPKLAIDAKSPDTIDKRRSDIELEYGMVDALEVARRVAQEYEREEPDCSSSSEKTSERGLRQANSPESINAEQDLPTQVSPNEAPTEQSHSAEPNPEREDRIDSSENLCTTPHSHSAEANPDMESSQVTEAAQEPEVNPEKGLCSFDLNQEVCSDEMDRPVNPVSTPIPVSRPVAAAGLPGARLQFEGAIGWIGSAANSAFRRASPRRLSDGDKNLSTGTTSDSSKQRQNCLDIDLNVAEDGDDLGKQILVSSGLPSGESSVEMSQNRSGRPHLDLNRIDDDGDALPSDSRVEGQFLFNRTGRRSPSPASSSSSMQPSMRNFDLNDRPYFHIDSVDHGPGKSSQNAYGWPRQDASVISIMGTRVEINRKEASQNLSLANGKAIETATEATMARTGSFLDMGSTVSYSHPPVFSYNGLATGPTLSFSSAMYGPGGTIPYMVDSRGATVVPQIMASPSAVPPHFSQSPFIMNLTGAQPGLNGVINGAGPSRPSFDLNSGFMVDGGNRDSVGLRQLFIHGQGRSMEDHFRNNSQPPSSSTVGGKRKEPDSGWEPYPFSYRQQQQQQQPPPPWR is encoded by the coding sequence ATGACTCTTGAAGATTTCTTTACCTTAACTGAGATGAAAGATGGACTCACAGCCCCATCGCGAGTTCAGGAGCTGGTCACCGTAATGCAGAGTGAGAAAGATTCTGTCGTGAATAATATTGGTGATGCAACCCGGCAGTGGGCTGCTGTTGCAAGCACAATTGCTGCCACGGAGAATAAGGACTGTCTTGATCTTTTTATTCAATTAGATGGACTCATGTTTGTTGATAGATGGCTAAAAGATGCCCAAAATTTAAGTAAAGATACAAATGAGAACTTTGTAGAAGAGTCAATAACTGCTCTGTTACGAGCACTTGAAAAGCTGCATAGACACAATAAGGGGTCATTATCTTCAGGGATCTGGAGTACCGTGAAGAGTCTTCTTAGCTACAGAAGCTCCATGGTTCAGGATCAAGCAAGACTGCTGTTTGATAGCTGGAAGGAGGATGGTAATGCAGTTCATGTTGATTTTGTGAATGCTGGGGTTCTCTCAAATGATGGGAGTTCTAAGAGTTTGGAAGAAGATTCTAAGCCATCTGCTTTAAATGTTACTTCAGAAGTAGGTGATCACAGAGAAAATCATTCATCAGGACCTAACCCAGATGAAGTAATGCCATTAAGGACTTCGGGTGATCTTCAACCAGAAAGTGCTGATGCTTTACCAATACAACCTTGTAACAAAGAGTCTCCCCCAACCCACAAACATTTAGACAGCGCTTACATCAAAGATGGATCCCTGGATACTTTGGCCTCTGCTGTTGTGTTGAACCCTATTCACGAAAATCCTATAAAAGATGAATCCTTTATATGTTCTGTGGGAGGGATTACTTCAGTTGGAACTTCTATTTTTCCGTTAGCAAAACTGAACAGTGTTGATGAACATTCAGACGGTCCAAAATTGAATGAGttgtcaaaaaatgaaaatcaggACCACAAAGTCAACAGTTCCCCTAAGAAGTTGGGAGTGACAGACATCTCTTCAGGGTCTGGTCTGTTGGAACCTGGGATTGTTTATTCAGGTGCTGATAGTGCTACTTCCCAGGATGTGGCAACTGATTCTGCTTTGCAAAAAAATGCCAATCAGGATGATTCTTGTGAAAAATATACTGCTTTTGGCAGTGAAGGGACGACTGCATCTGATCCAAAGGGTGTGGTGGATGATACAAGAGCTGTCAATCCTTGCAGTACTACAGTTCAAGAGGGTGAATGCTGTTCAAACACGCCGCAAGTCTCATCTGGGAATGGTAGTATTTCAGGAAAACTTGAAGATTTGGAGACTTCTTCCAAGATGGCTGTTGATGAAGATAAGGAGCATTCAAGCGATGAAGATGAGGAATTGACAATTCCTAATGAGTATCCTAAACTAGCAATTGATGCCAAAAGTCCTGACACAATTGATAAAAGAAGGTCAGATATTGAACTTGAGTATGGGATGGTTGATGCTCTAGAAGTTGCTCGACGGGTAGCCCAAGAATATGAAAGAGAAGAACCGGACTGCAGTTCATCTTCAGAGAAAACTTCAGAACGTGGACTCAGACAGGCCAATAGCCCAGAATCTATAAATGCAGAACAGGACTTACCTACTCAGGTTTCACCAAACGAGGCGCCAACTGAACAAAGTCATTCTGCAGAGCCAAATCCTGAGAGGGAGGACCGCATAGATAGTTCAGAAAATCTGTGCACTACTCCACATAGTCATTCGGCAGAGGCAAATCCTGATATGGAGTCCTCTCAGGTGACTGAAGCAGCTCAAGAACCAGAAGTTAACCCAGAAAAGGGTCTTTGTAGTTTTGATCTAAATCAAGAAGTGTGCTCCGATGAAATGGATCGCCCGGTAAATCCCGTCTCTACGCCAATTCCTGTTTCAAGACCAGTAGCAGCTGCTGGCTTACCTGGAGCCCGTTTGCAGTTTGAAGGGGCTATTGGGTGGATAGGATCTGCTGCGAATAGTGCTTTTCGCCGGGCATCTCCTCGTAGACTCTCAGATGGTGATAAGAATCTTTCTACAGGGACCACCAGTGATAGCTCAAAGCAGAGGCAAAATTGCCTTGACATTGATCTGAATGTGGCTGAGGATGGTGATGATTTAGGAAAACAAATTCTAGTGTCATCTGGCCTTCCTTCTGGGGAATCTTCAGTGGAAATGAGTCAGAATAGATCAGGGAGGCCCCATTTGGATCTGAATCGtattgatgatgatggtgatgccTTACCATCAGATTCAAGGGTGGAAGGACAGTTCTTGTTCAACCGGACTGGCCGTCGCAGCCCATCTCCtgcttcatcatcttcatcaatgCAGCCTTCTATGAGGAATTTTGATTTGAATGACAGGCCATATTTTCATATTGATTCTGTAGATCATGGGCCGGGTAAGTCTTCTCAAAATGCATATGGATGGCCTAGACAGGATGCTTCAGTTATTTCTATCATGGGTACCAGAGTCGAGATAAACAGAAAAGAAGCTTCTCAAAATCTGTCCCTGGCAAACGGCAAGGCTATTGAGACCGCAACAGAAGCTACCATGGCAAGAACTGGAAGCTTTTTGGACATGGGTTCAACAGTCTCTTACTCTCACCCTCCTGTTTTCAGCTACAATGGATTGGCAACTGGACCCACCTTGTCGTTCTCCTCAGCCATGTATGGACCTGGTGGCACAATCCCCTACATGGTGGATTCCAGAGGAGCCACGGTTGTACCTCAAATTATGGCCTCTCCATCCGCTGTTCCTCCACATTTCTCCCAGTCACCGTTCATCATGAATTTGACTGGTGCGCAGCCAGGTCTAAATGGTGTGATAAATGGTGCTGGGCCATCACGCCCCAGTTTTGATCTGAACTCCGGCTTCATGGTTGATGGAGGCAATAGGGACTCGGTGGGCCTGAGGCAGCTCTTCATTCACGGTCAGGGAAGGTCAATGGAGGATCATTTCAGGAATAACTCACAACCCCCTTCAAGTTCTACAGTTGGTGGGAAAAGGAAGGAACCAGACAGCGGCTGGGAACCATACCCGTTCAGCTACagacagcagcagcagcagcagcaaccacCGCCGCCATGGAGATAG